The proteins below come from a single Serratia ficaria genomic window:
- a CDS encoding ABC transporter permease has product MSNVKIEKPLTSGSAGKGALFSGLSGKMPKDTGIFIVMIGIALIFEILGWYIRDQSFLMNPNRLLLIVLQVAIIGIIAVGVTQVIITTGIDLSSGSLIALTAVVAASLAQTSDSISPMYPGLLDLPAAIPIGAGIGVGIVCGFVNGFLITRTGIPPFIATLGMMVSARGLAQYYTKGNPVSFLSDGFTSIGQGAMPVIIFLVIAVIFHIALKHTRYGKYIYAIGGNMTSARVSGINVNKYLVTVYTIAGGLAGLAGVVLAARVSSGQSSMGMSYELDAIAAAVIGGSSLMGGVGRITGTLIGAVILGLIKSGFTFIGVDSYIQDIIKGIIIVAAVAIDMRRNRKKH; this is encoded by the coding sequence ATGAGTAACGTAAAGATTGAGAAGCCGCTCACCTCCGGTTCGGCGGGCAAGGGAGCGCTGTTTTCCGGCCTGAGCGGCAAGATGCCGAAAGACACCGGCATTTTCATCGTGATGATCGGCATTGCGCTGATTTTCGAAATTCTCGGCTGGTACATTCGCGATCAGTCGTTCCTGATGAACCCGAACCGCCTGCTGCTGATCGTGCTGCAGGTGGCGATTATCGGCATCATCGCGGTGGGGGTGACCCAGGTCATCATCACCACCGGCATCGATCTGTCGTCCGGTTCGTTGATTGCACTCACCGCGGTGGTGGCGGCCAGCCTGGCGCAGACCTCCGACAGCATCTCGCCGATGTATCCGGGGCTGCTCGACCTGCCGGCGGCGATCCCGATCGGCGCCGGCATCGGGGTGGGCATCGTCTGCGGCTTCGTGAACGGCTTCCTGATCACCCGCACCGGCATTCCGCCGTTTATCGCCACGCTGGGCATGATGGTATCGGCGCGCGGCCTGGCGCAGTACTACACCAAGGGCAACCCGGTCAGCTTCCTGTCGGACGGCTTCACCTCGATCGGCCAGGGCGCGATGCCGGTGATCATCTTCCTGGTGATTGCGGTGATCTTCCATATTGCGCTGAAACACACCCGCTACGGCAAGTACATCTACGCCATCGGCGGCAACATGACCTCGGCGCGGGTGTCCGGCATCAACGTCAACAAATACCTGGTGACGGTCTACACCATCGCCGGCGGCCTGGCCGGCCTGGCGGGCGTGGTGCTGGCGGCGCGCGTCAGCAGCGGCCAGTCGAGCATGGGGATGTCCTATGAGCTGGACGCCATCGCCGCGGCGGTGATCGGCGGCAGCAGCCTGATGGGCGGCGTCGGGCGCATTACCGGCACGCTGATCGGCGCGGTGATCCTCGGGCTGATCAAGAGCGGTTTTACCTTTATCGGCGTCGATTCCTACATTCAGGACATCATCAAAGGCATCATCATCGTGGCCGCGGTGGCTATCGACATGCGCCGCAACCGCAAGAAACACTGA